From a single Nematostella vectensis chromosome 3, jaNemVect1.1, whole genome shotgun sequence genomic region:
- the LOC5522306 gene encoding echinoderm microtubule-associated protein-like 4 isoform X2, translated as MMSYRSKRYAGSQGPKQKQNKEPFQDFNYNGASTDDTEHEMPKDELPRINGARANDKRNIENRRVDEPYKSKIPVGPRRIPNANRESKNEEEVRSTSPVRDRVGGRKQNSYEVSPRKNAAKSRNISKKVFFYRNGDKHFKGSTLIVTKQKYGSFESLEEDLSARIPLPYGVRYVFDMEGHLVTDINQLEDGGVYVCSSGDRLIQNINYGEEKLRQEQTIDTKPTMPSDHSSSSESPMSKSNETTKPRVITIYNSKEKTSKCKILLNSKTTKSYEDILKDISEMMKLKSHTRIKDLFTKDGTKVGGMSELFHGPQTYFAVVAPETVPKRNLSNPSLQSSEGLSPSQSRKIQRSRKKQRRDQQGNQQSITVRVKGKKLTYYSPTNNDRLTVDEDDDEAFSPPDAKPQLDWVYGYQGTQHNLHVLPSGEILYFISRIVVIYNKKSNIQRHYTGHADDIKCMAVHPNQWYIATGQASGLSLDQNEMSHIRLWDAETLITLVVLPLDDYSLSVETLAFSVEDNGKQLVCIDSNDDSFRLNLWEWEDRSLLTQSKELSAPVLDIAFDPDDSKTIVSCGKEHIYFWRWHNGKLERKNGYFEYPVPQYLTCMDFAPNGDICTGDSSGTVTVWGKVSKKIKFVVRNAHEKSILCLRVLPNGTLLTAGGVDGRVCAWDSNKYFTTPLHEAQLTDDMTGINALEPLLVEDSDDVTLLVGTTANKILEGSFTSDFIPLVKGHSDEVPALAVHPSKDLFISASMDKFAYLWSAKDHKTAWSTDVGFSIKCAAFYNTGSVVALGSTKGRWIVLDGQTGMHVCSFQDGTEPLTDIEYSPEGEHVAIASKDGNIYVHSVYDDGMTYRRVGCCSNHTAPVMFLDWSVDGCFIQSISTEYEHITWEIGAFQREESQNVIRDTEWNTRNVVLGYDVAGVWQSTPTEENLVTSSDLSWSHDLLAVGDELGYIRLFRYPCCIEGAQYHQVRAHSMSVARVLFLASDKFLLSTAGQDRAVLQWIMEGKMAPLAEEREDEPTDEQTPEQSEPDDYTSTEERQKISSENSDHDRHYSDYSDDSEYMSQEEELPTRALHVGDSRRRTDKDKTPRVHSEGNVRQDTRKTRNPTSYSEGDERTPRRKREVDTDEGRRRDRAPRPRKSFEDMFRKEKDKKEKPLGRGEGRDSPPRRRSDSQDEYTDDEVMIIPPRRLVRKQDLAAQKGGYASQIGRRNEPDREQPKQRVGRRDERDPDDEGTGRRRRGRGRDDIDRGRDDVNIGRVDRGRDGANRGRVDAGRGRGDADSGRGDADRGRGDVVRGRGDADRGRGDADRGRGDVVRGRENGNTHRGNRDGYATRRGGGYARK; from the exons ATGATGTCATATCGAAGCAAAAGGTATGCGGGAAGTCAGGGAcccaagcaaaaacaaaataaagaaccaTTTCAGGATTTCAACTACAACGGTGCGTCCACTGACGACACTGAGCATGAAATGCCGAAAGACGAACTACCGCGAATAAATGGAGCCAGGGCAAACGACAAAAGAAATATAGAAAACAGGAGAGTTGATGAACCGTATAAAAGCAAGATTCCTGTAGGGCCTAGACGCATCCCTAATGCAAATAGAGAGTCCAAAAACGAAGAAGAAGTAAGATCTACTAGCCCGGTCAGGGATCGGGTTGGAGGGCGTAAACAGAATAGCTATGAAGTTAGCCCGCGGAAAAACGCAGCAAAATCGCGAAATATTTCCAagaaagtgtttttttatcgTAATGGAGATAAGCACTTTAAAGGGAGTACATTAATTGTCACTAAACAGAAGTATGGGTCATTTGAAAGTCTTGAGGAAGATTTGTCTGCGAGGATACCTCTACCATATGGCGTGCGGTATGTGTTTGACATGGAGGGCCACTTGGTTACCGATATAAACCAACTTGAAGACGGAGGAGTGTACGTTTGTTCGTCTGGTGATCGACTgatacaaaatataaattacgGAGAAGAGAAACTAAGACAAGAGCAAACTATTGACACAAAACCAACTATGCCTTCTGATCACTCATCTAGTTCTGAAAGCCCTATGTCTAAGAGCAATGAAACGACAAAACCACGCGTGATTACCATTTATAATAGTAAGGAAAAGACATCAAAGTGTAAAATATTACTAAACAGTAAAACAACTAAGAGTTATGAAGATATTCTGAAAGACATATCAGAAATGATGAAGTTGAAGAGCCATACACGCATCAAAGATTTATTCACGAAAGATGGAActaag GTTGGAGGAATGTCAGAATTGTTTCATGGCCCTCAGACATATTTTGCTGTGGTTGCTCCTGAGACTGTCCCCAAAAGGAACTTGTCCAACCCGTCATTGCAGAGTAGTGAAGGATTATCACCATCTCAAAGTAGAAAGATTCAGagatcaagaaaaaaacagcGCAGAGACCAGCAGGGCAATCAACAGTCTATTACTGTCAGAGTCAAGGGCAAAAAGCTTACATATTACTCTCCTACAAACAATGACCGGCTAACAgtagatgaagatgatgatgaagcaTTTTCCCCTCCAGATGCAAAACCACAGCTAGATTGGGT GTATGGCTACCAGGGAACACAGCACAATCTACATGTGCTGCCGTCAGGGGAAATCCTCTACTTCATTTCAAGAATAGTGGTGATCTACAACAAGAAAAGCAATATACAGCGGCATTACACTGGACATgctgatgacatcaaatg TATGGCTGTTCATCCCAACCAATGGTATATTGCAACAGGCCAAGCATCTGGACTGTCTTTAGACCAGAATGAAATG AGCCACATACGTCTGTGGGATGCAGAGACACTCATCACTCTCGTTGTGCTTCCACTAGATGACTACAGTCTCAGTGTTGAGACTTTGGCATTCTCAGTAGAG GACAATGGCAAACAGTTGGTGTGCATTGACAGCAATGATGATTCCTTCAGACTAAACCTTTGGGAATGGGAAGACAGAAGTCTGTTGACACAAAGCAAG GAGCTCTCAGCTCCTGTGCTGGACATAGCATTTGATCCTGATGATAGCAAGACGATCGTGTCATGCGGCAAAGAACATATCTACTTTTGGCGGTGGCACAATGGCAAGTTGGAGAGAAAGAATGGATACTTTGAG TACCCTGTACCTCAGTACTTGACATGCATGGACTTTGCACCAAATGGAGACATCTGTACTGGAGACTCTAGTGGGACTGTTACCGTCTGGGGTAAAG TGTCAAAAAAGATCAAGTTTGTTGTAAGAAATGCCCATGAG AAAAGCATTCTTTGTTTGCGCGTGCTCCCCAATGGTACACTGCTGACAGCGGGCGGAGTCGATGGCAGAGTCTGCGCATGGGACTCCAATAAATATTTCACTACCCCACTACACGAGGCACAG CTTACCGACGATATGACCGGTATAAATGCACTGGAGCCACTGCTAGTCGAAGACAGTGATGATGTGACGCTCTTGGTTGGGACGACGGCTAACAAAATACTCGAAGGTTCATTTACATCTGACTTCATCCCACTTGTCAAG GGCCACAGTGACGAGGTCCCGGCCCTTGCTGTTCATCCAAGTAAAGACTTGTTTATCTCCGCCTCCATGGACAAGTTCGCTTACTTGTGGTCCGCTAAAGATCACAAGACAGCCTGGAGCACTGATGTCGGG TTCTCCATCAAATGTGCCGCGTTTTACAACACCGGTAGCGTCGTAGCGCTTGGGTCTACAAAAGGAAG GTGGATTGTTCTTGACGGGCAGACGGGAATGCATGTGTGCTCATTCCAAGATGGAACAGAACCCCTGACCGACATTGAATACTCACCAG AGGGTGAGCACGTGGCGATCGCGTCTAAGGACGGCAATATCTACGTACACTCGGTGTACGATGACGGGATGACGTACAGACGGGTTGGCTGCTGTTCG AACCACACGGCTCCCGTGATGTTTCTAGACTGGTCTGTTGACGGCTGTTTTATCCAAAGCATCTCCACCGAGTACGAGCACATCACTT GGGAGATCGGCGCCTTTCAGAGAGAGGAATCACAGAATGTGATCCGAGACACGGAGTGGAATACTCGTAACGTAGTGCTGGGCTACGACGTGGCAG GGGTCTGGCAGTCCACGCCGACAGAGGAGAACCTGGTGACTAGTTCTGACCTGTCATGGTCACATGACCTCTTGGCCGTCGGAGATGAGCTTGGCTACATTCGCCTCttccgttacccatgctgcaTTGAGGGG GCACAGTATCACCAAGTGCGTGCACATAGCATGTCCGTGGCACGTGTTCTGTTCCTCGCCTCGGATAAGTTTCTTTTGAGCACCGCTGGTCAAGATCGAGCCGTCCTACAGTGGATCATGGAGGGTAAAATGGCGCCGCTCGCTGAAGAGCGGGAAGACGAGCCAACAGACGAACAAACACCTGAACAGTCGGAACCGGACGATTATACATCAACGGAGGAGCGACAGAAAATTTCTTCCGAAAACTCGGACCATGATCGGCATTATTCCGATTACTCGGACGACTCTGAGTATATGTCACAGGAAGAGGAACTCCCAACAAGAGCCTTGCATGTAGGAGACAGTAGGCGACGTACTGACAAAGACAAGACTCCCCGAGTGCATTCTGAAGGCAACGTTCGTCAAGACACGAGAAAGACCCGTAACCCGACTTCGTACTCGGAAGGAGACGAACGGACACCCCGAAGGAAAAGGGAAGTAGACACAGATGAAGGGAGACGCAGAGATCGGGCTCCGAGGCCAAGGAAATCTTTTGAGGACATGTTCAGAAAGGAGAAAGATAAGAAGGAGAAACCTCTAGGGCGTGGTGAAGGTAGAGACTCCCCTCCTCGTCGACGCTCGGACTCGCAAGACGAGTACACAGACGATGAAGTGATGATTATCCCACCAAGGCGGCTGGTCCGCAAACAGGACTTGGCTGCTCAGAAAGGTGGCTATGCCTCGCAAATAGGGAGACGAAACGAGCCCGACCGTGAGCAGCCTAAGCAGAGGGTAGGTAGAAGAGACGAAAGGGACCCTGATGATGAGGGTACAGGAAGGCGTAGACGTGGAAGAGGACGGGATGACATTGATAGAGGAAGAGATGATGTTAATATAGGAAGAGTTGATAGAGGAAGGGATGGTGCTAATAGAGGTAGGGTTGATGCTGGTAGAGGTAGGGGTGATGCCGACAGTGGGAGGGGTGATGCCGACAGAGGGAGGGGTGATGTTGTCAGAGGGAGGGGTGATGCCGACAGAGGGAGGGGTGATGCCGACAGAGGGAGGGGTGATGTTGTCAGAGGTAGAGAGAATGGTAACACACATAGGGGTAATAGGGATGGGTATGCAACAAGACGGGGAGGTGGCTACGCCCGTAAATAA
- the LOC5522307 gene encoding uncharacterized protein LOC5522307 encodes MFKVSWRLKARTQGTFSARVCFSPGFLGIMPRMYDSIKIPILPKHSSDWPYIFWFYLKSLGLFNSGVLVQPAKCSRCAYAHKHRSRHLMYVQTEPCKVCDSLRWNHLGVSTEIHDSDIASSWFNQCGSRPVSLLWLLIITVITALDIAYISHRYRDSSNDIVTTLSLIGSKLLLFIAPLTCFISVLHSMWPRGLPGNWANAVDIDFIIGRLRCVNMKRKMYSGIFIFTISLILLTVECVRLAAPFFDKSLVSDIQVNCTHKANTAIFCFDVFLTIEGYINFGGLVYIVYLLRCSYESEVKLVVKFLRQNIDDVDVCRARLAETFDAFHAFREFSSGFIALYLIVCTVCILLELHVWIVHTEPLAPFQYEHTVLLIFFLLMPIMAIGNVDCDYIWNRLLRKISRERITAEEESWNKVMQFLQEQKPGNRPWQAVLAFVLSTIAIFSAIQFRLWTNNQVISVFIKGNDTLELLSQLRGQF; translated from the exons ATGTTCAAAGTGTCTTGGAGATTAAAAGCAAGGACTCAAGGGACTTTTTCTGCAAGAGTTTGTTTTTCGCCAG GTTTTCTTGGCATTATGCCCAGGATGTATGATTCAATCAAAATACCTATCCTTCCCAAACATTCTTCAGATTGGCCATACATATTTTGGTTCTATTTAAAGAGTCTTGGACTTTTCAATTCAG GTGTACTTGTCCAGCCTGCTAAATGCAGTAGATGTGCCTACGCCCACAAGCACCGCTCACGCCACCTGATGTATGTTCAGACAGAGCCCTGCAAAGTCTGTGACAGTTTACGCTGGAACCACTTAGGAGTTTCAACTGAAATCCATGATTCTGATATAGCATCTTCATGGTTCAACCAGTGTGGGAGTCGGCCTGTCTCCTTACTCTGGCTATTAATTATCACAGTCATCACCGCCCTAGATATAGCATACATCTCACATCGCTACAGAGACTCTTCGAATGACATCGTGACAACCctgtctctgattggctcaaaaCTTCTGTTATTCATTGCACCGCTGACATGCTTCATATCCGTCTTGCATAGCATGTGGCCGCGTGGACTACCAGGAAACTGGGCTAATGCGGTGGACATTGATTTTATCATTGGACGGCTGCGATGTGTCAACATGAAGCGTAAGATGTATTCAGGCATCTTCATCTTCACAATCAGTCTCATCCTTTTGACAGTGGAGTGTGTCCGACTCGCTGCGCCATTCTTTGACAAATCGCTTGTCTCTGATATTCAAGTTAACTGCACGCATAAGGCAAACACCGCTATTTTCTGCTTCGACGTGTTTCTAACCATTGAGGGCTACATCAACTTTGGGGGGCTCGTTTACATAGTCTATCTATTACGTTGTAGTTATGAATCCGAAGTGAAACTCGTCGTAAAGTTCTTAAGACAGAATATcgatgatgttgatgtatGCCGGGCACGACTTGCAGAGACGTTCGACGCTTTCCATGCCTTCCGCGAGTTTTCTTCAGGGTTTATCGCGTTGTATTTAATAGTCTGTACAGTCTGTATCTTACTGGAGCTACACGTATGGATCGTGCATACTGAGCCCCTTGCGCCTTTCCAGTACGAACACACTGTTCTGCTCATCTTCTTCTTACTCATGCCTATCATGGCGATAGGCAACGTCGACTGTGACTACATATGGAACCGTCTCCTGCGCAAGATTAGCCGAGAACGCATTACCGCTGAGGAGGAGTCTTGGAACAAAGTGATGCAGTTCTTACAGGAGCAGAAACCTGGTAACCGCCCCTGGCAAGCCGTGCTTGCATTCGTGCTCTCAACTATAGCTATATTCTCCGCAATTCAGTTTAGACTCTGGACCAATAACCAGGTTATTAGCGTGTTTATAAAGGGGAACGATACATTGGAATTGCTATCACAGCTCAGAGGACAGTTTTAA
- the LOC5522306 gene encoding echinoderm microtubule-associated protein-like 4 isoform X1, which produces MMSYRSKRYAGSQGPKQKQNKEPFQDFNYNGASTDDTEHEMPKDELPRINGARANDKRNIENRRVDEPYKSKIPVGPRRIPNANRESKNEEEVRSTSPVRDRVGGRKQNSYEVSPRKNAAKSRNISKKVFFYRNGDKHFKGSTLIVTKQKYGSFESLEEDLSARIPLPYGVRYVFDMEGHLVTDINQLEDGGVYVCSSGDRLIQNINYGEEKLRQEQTIDTKPTMPSDHSSSSESPMSKSNETTKPRVITIYNSKEKTSKCKILLNSKTTKSYEDILKDISEMMKLKSHTRIKDLFTKDGTKVGGMSELFHGPQTYFAVVAPETVPKRNLSNPSLQSSEGLSPSQSRKIQRSRKKQRRDQQGNQQSITVRVKGKKLTYYSPTNNDRLTVDEDDDEAFSPPDAKPQLDWVYGYQGTQHNLHVLPSGEILYFISRIVVIYNKKSNIQRHYTGHADDIKCMAVHPNQWYIATGQASGLSLDQNEMSHIRLWDAETLITLVVLPLDDYSLSVETLAFSVEDNGKQLVCIDSNDDSFRLNLWEWEDRSLLTQSKELSAPVLDIAFDPDDSKTIVSCGKEHIYFWRWHNGKLERKNGYFEKYPVPQYLTCMDFAPNGDICTGDSSGTVTVWGKVSKKIKFVVRNAHEKSILCLRVLPNGTLLTAGGVDGRVCAWDSNKYFTTPLHEAQLTDDMTGINALEPLLVEDSDDVTLLVGTTANKILEGSFTSDFIPLVKGHSDEVPALAVHPSKDLFISASMDKFAYLWSAKDHKTAWSTDVGFSIKCAAFYNTGSVVALGSTKGRWIVLDGQTGMHVCSFQDGTEPLTDIEYSPEGEHVAIASKDGNIYVHSVYDDGMTYRRVGCCSNHTAPVMFLDWSVDGCFIQSISTEYEHITWEIGAFQREESQNVIRDTEWNTRNVVLGYDVAGVWQSTPTEENLVTSSDLSWSHDLLAVGDELGYIRLFRYPCCIEGAQYHQVRAHSMSVARVLFLASDKFLLSTAGQDRAVLQWIMEGKMAPLAEEREDEPTDEQTPEQSEPDDYTSTEERQKISSENSDHDRHYSDYSDDSEYMSQEEELPTRALHVGDSRRRTDKDKTPRVHSEGNVRQDTRKTRNPTSYSEGDERTPRRKREVDTDEGRRRDRAPRPRKSFEDMFRKEKDKKEKPLGRGEGRDSPPRRRSDSQDEYTDDEVMIIPPRRLVRKQDLAAQKGGYASQIGRRNEPDREQPKQRVGRRDERDPDDEGTGRRRRGRGRDDIDRGRDDVNIGRVDRGRDGANRGRVDAGRGRGDADSGRGDADRGRGDVVRGRGDADRGRGDADRGRGDVVRGRENGNTHRGNRDGYATRRGGGYARK; this is translated from the exons ATGATGTCATATCGAAGCAAAAGGTATGCGGGAAGTCAGGGAcccaagcaaaaacaaaataaagaaccaTTTCAGGATTTCAACTACAACGGTGCGTCCACTGACGACACTGAGCATGAAATGCCGAAAGACGAACTACCGCGAATAAATGGAGCCAGGGCAAACGACAAAAGAAATATAGAAAACAGGAGAGTTGATGAACCGTATAAAAGCAAGATTCCTGTAGGGCCTAGACGCATCCCTAATGCAAATAGAGAGTCCAAAAACGAAGAAGAAGTAAGATCTACTAGCCCGGTCAGGGATCGGGTTGGAGGGCGTAAACAGAATAGCTATGAAGTTAGCCCGCGGAAAAACGCAGCAAAATCGCGAAATATTTCCAagaaagtgtttttttatcgTAATGGAGATAAGCACTTTAAAGGGAGTACATTAATTGTCACTAAACAGAAGTATGGGTCATTTGAAAGTCTTGAGGAAGATTTGTCTGCGAGGATACCTCTACCATATGGCGTGCGGTATGTGTTTGACATGGAGGGCCACTTGGTTACCGATATAAACCAACTTGAAGACGGAGGAGTGTACGTTTGTTCGTCTGGTGATCGACTgatacaaaatataaattacgGAGAAGAGAAACTAAGACAAGAGCAAACTATTGACACAAAACCAACTATGCCTTCTGATCACTCATCTAGTTCTGAAAGCCCTATGTCTAAGAGCAATGAAACGACAAAACCACGCGTGATTACCATTTATAATAGTAAGGAAAAGACATCAAAGTGTAAAATATTACTAAACAGTAAAACAACTAAGAGTTATGAAGATATTCTGAAAGACATATCAGAAATGATGAAGTTGAAGAGCCATACACGCATCAAAGATTTATTCACGAAAGATGGAActaag GTTGGAGGAATGTCAGAATTGTTTCATGGCCCTCAGACATATTTTGCTGTGGTTGCTCCTGAGACTGTCCCCAAAAGGAACTTGTCCAACCCGTCATTGCAGAGTAGTGAAGGATTATCACCATCTCAAAGTAGAAAGATTCAGagatcaagaaaaaaacagcGCAGAGACCAGCAGGGCAATCAACAGTCTATTACTGTCAGAGTCAAGGGCAAAAAGCTTACATATTACTCTCCTACAAACAATGACCGGCTAACAgtagatgaagatgatgatgaagcaTTTTCCCCTCCAGATGCAAAACCACAGCTAGATTGGGT GTATGGCTACCAGGGAACACAGCACAATCTACATGTGCTGCCGTCAGGGGAAATCCTCTACTTCATTTCAAGAATAGTGGTGATCTACAACAAGAAAAGCAATATACAGCGGCATTACACTGGACATgctgatgacatcaaatg TATGGCTGTTCATCCCAACCAATGGTATATTGCAACAGGCCAAGCATCTGGACTGTCTTTAGACCAGAATGAAATG AGCCACATACGTCTGTGGGATGCAGAGACACTCATCACTCTCGTTGTGCTTCCACTAGATGACTACAGTCTCAGTGTTGAGACTTTGGCATTCTCAGTAGAG GACAATGGCAAACAGTTGGTGTGCATTGACAGCAATGATGATTCCTTCAGACTAAACCTTTGGGAATGGGAAGACAGAAGTCTGTTGACACAAAGCAAG GAGCTCTCAGCTCCTGTGCTGGACATAGCATTTGATCCTGATGATAGCAAGACGATCGTGTCATGCGGCAAAGAACATATCTACTTTTGGCGGTGGCACAATGGCAAGTTGGAGAGAAAGAATGGATACTTTGAG AAGTACCCTGTACCTCAGTACTTGACATGCATGGACTTTGCACCAAATGGAGACATCTGTACTGGAGACTCTAGTGGGACTGTTACCGTCTGGGGTAAAG TGTCAAAAAAGATCAAGTTTGTTGTAAGAAATGCCCATGAG AAAAGCATTCTTTGTTTGCGCGTGCTCCCCAATGGTACACTGCTGACAGCGGGCGGAGTCGATGGCAGAGTCTGCGCATGGGACTCCAATAAATATTTCACTACCCCACTACACGAGGCACAG CTTACCGACGATATGACCGGTATAAATGCACTGGAGCCACTGCTAGTCGAAGACAGTGATGATGTGACGCTCTTGGTTGGGACGACGGCTAACAAAATACTCGAAGGTTCATTTACATCTGACTTCATCCCACTTGTCAAG GGCCACAGTGACGAGGTCCCGGCCCTTGCTGTTCATCCAAGTAAAGACTTGTTTATCTCCGCCTCCATGGACAAGTTCGCTTACTTGTGGTCCGCTAAAGATCACAAGACAGCCTGGAGCACTGATGTCGGG TTCTCCATCAAATGTGCCGCGTTTTACAACACCGGTAGCGTCGTAGCGCTTGGGTCTACAAAAGGAAG GTGGATTGTTCTTGACGGGCAGACGGGAATGCATGTGTGCTCATTCCAAGATGGAACAGAACCCCTGACCGACATTGAATACTCACCAG AGGGTGAGCACGTGGCGATCGCGTCTAAGGACGGCAATATCTACGTACACTCGGTGTACGATGACGGGATGACGTACAGACGGGTTGGCTGCTGTTCG AACCACACGGCTCCCGTGATGTTTCTAGACTGGTCTGTTGACGGCTGTTTTATCCAAAGCATCTCCACCGAGTACGAGCACATCACTT GGGAGATCGGCGCCTTTCAGAGAGAGGAATCACAGAATGTGATCCGAGACACGGAGTGGAATACTCGTAACGTAGTGCTGGGCTACGACGTGGCAG GGGTCTGGCAGTCCACGCCGACAGAGGAGAACCTGGTGACTAGTTCTGACCTGTCATGGTCACATGACCTCTTGGCCGTCGGAGATGAGCTTGGCTACATTCGCCTCttccgttacccatgctgcaTTGAGGGG GCACAGTATCACCAAGTGCGTGCACATAGCATGTCCGTGGCACGTGTTCTGTTCCTCGCCTCGGATAAGTTTCTTTTGAGCACCGCTGGTCAAGATCGAGCCGTCCTACAGTGGATCATGGAGGGTAAAATGGCGCCGCTCGCTGAAGAGCGGGAAGACGAGCCAACAGACGAACAAACACCTGAACAGTCGGAACCGGACGATTATACATCAACGGAGGAGCGACAGAAAATTTCTTCCGAAAACTCGGACCATGATCGGCATTATTCCGATTACTCGGACGACTCTGAGTATATGTCACAGGAAGAGGAACTCCCAACAAGAGCCTTGCATGTAGGAGACAGTAGGCGACGTACTGACAAAGACAAGACTCCCCGAGTGCATTCTGAAGGCAACGTTCGTCAAGACACGAGAAAGACCCGTAACCCGACTTCGTACTCGGAAGGAGACGAACGGACACCCCGAAGGAAAAGGGAAGTAGACACAGATGAAGGGAGACGCAGAGATCGGGCTCCGAGGCCAAGGAAATCTTTTGAGGACATGTTCAGAAAGGAGAAAGATAAGAAGGAGAAACCTCTAGGGCGTGGTGAAGGTAGAGACTCCCCTCCTCGTCGACGCTCGGACTCGCAAGACGAGTACACAGACGATGAAGTGATGATTATCCCACCAAGGCGGCTGGTCCGCAAACAGGACTTGGCTGCTCAGAAAGGTGGCTATGCCTCGCAAATAGGGAGACGAAACGAGCCCGACCGTGAGCAGCCTAAGCAGAGGGTAGGTAGAAGAGACGAAAGGGACCCTGATGATGAGGGTACAGGAAGGCGTAGACGTGGAAGAGGACGGGATGACATTGATAGAGGAAGAGATGATGTTAATATAGGAAGAGTTGATAGAGGAAGGGATGGTGCTAATAGAGGTAGGGTTGATGCTGGTAGAGGTAGGGGTGATGCCGACAGTGGGAGGGGTGATGCCGACAGAGGGAGGGGTGATGTTGTCAGAGGGAGGGGTGATGCCGACAGAGGGAGGGGTGATGCCGACAGAGGGAGGGGTGATGTTGTCAGAGGTAGAGAGAATGGTAACACACATAGGGGTAATAGGGATGGGTATGCAACAAGACGGGGAGGTGGCTACGCCCGTAAATAA